A DNA window from Chryseobacterium scophthalmum contains the following coding sequences:
- a CDS encoding tetratricopeptide repeat-containing sensor histidine kinase, which yields MNRAVKFRDSANEDSAYVYYVRAKEELLKNNNNTEAARAIVNIAIIECNKGDYHSSIGNSIEAEKLLKNKKDSIALQIASSNYNSIAIASKNLKNYSQAIDYYKLAIKKSQKKTDSLAFYNNIGDTYLEQKNNKLAKSYFKIALQTNDSIDYARALNNLAKANFSENPFYDAYPELEKALQIRIRQKDNKEITSSFATLADFYFKKNPAKSLFYINKMYKIALKNKNPDDQLEALNKIILLDSKEYSQNFSRYASLKDSVQNSRNNDFQRFGLIKFDVEKQKRANQELKAKNFQQIIGIVFLVLALIGTFIWYRKRKQRLLLESENKLKEQQLKTSKKVHDVVANGIYQVMTKIENQNDFNKEQTLDELEFVYEKSRDISYENPDSHDEKFNEKISKLVASFKNDEINTFTVGNQEETWENVTKSTQTEIYQIIRELLVNMKKHSEANNVVFKFEKINNLININYADNGIGISDELIFKNGLSNTVSRIENINGKITFETKTEKGLKVNISFPVS from the coding sequence TTGAATAGAGCTGTAAAGTTTAGAGATTCTGCAAATGAAGATTCAGCTTACGTTTACTATGTTAGAGCTAAAGAAGAATTACTAAAAAACAACAACAATACTGAAGCTGCCCGAGCAATTGTAAATATTGCTATTATAGAATGCAACAAAGGTGATTACCATTCAAGTATTGGTAATTCTATAGAAGCAGAAAAACTTTTAAAGAATAAAAAAGACAGCATCGCATTACAAATTGCATCCAGCAATTATAATTCTATCGCAATTGCATCTAAAAATTTAAAAAACTACTCACAAGCAATTGATTATTATAAACTTGCTATAAAAAAATCTCAGAAAAAGACAGATTCATTAGCTTTTTATAACAATATTGGAGACACCTATTTAGAGCAAAAAAATAATAAACTAGCTAAATCTTACTTTAAAATAGCCCTACAAACAAATGACAGTATAGATTATGCTCGTGCGTTAAATAACCTTGCAAAAGCTAATTTTTCAGAAAACCCATTCTATGATGCATATCCTGAGTTAGAAAAAGCTTTACAAATCAGAATACGACAAAAAGACAATAAAGAAATCACTTCAAGCTTTGCCACTTTAGCCGATTTTTATTTTAAAAAAAATCCTGCGAAATCTTTATTCTATATAAATAAAATGTATAAAATTGCTCTGAAAAATAAAAATCCCGATGATCAATTAGAAGCTCTAAACAAAATAATACTTTTAGATTCTAAAGAATATTCACAAAATTTTAGTAGATATGCTTCACTAAAAGACAGTGTCCAAAATTCGCGCAACAATGATTTTCAACGATTTGGTCTCATAAAATTTGATGTTGAAAAACAAAAACGAGCAAATCAGGAGCTAAAAGCAAAAAACTTTCAGCAAATTATAGGAATTGTATTTTTAGTTTTAGCATTAATAGGGACATTCATTTGGTATAGAAAAAGAAAACAAAGACTCCTACTAGAATCCGAAAACAAATTAAAAGAACAACAACTTAAAACATCCAAAAAAGTACACGACGTAGTAGCCAACGGAATTTATCAGGTGATGACAAAAATTGAAAACCAAAATGATTTCAATAAAGAACAGACACTTGACGAACTGGAGTTTGTTTATGAAAAATCCAGAGATATTTCCTACGAAAATCCTGATTCTCATGATGAAAAGTTCAATGAAAAAATTTCAAAACTCGTAGCTTCTTTTAAAAATGATGAGATCAATACTTTTACCGTCGGAAATCAGGAAGAAACTTGGGAAAACGTTACAAAATCCACTCAAACGGAGATTTATCAGATTATCCGTGAGCTTTTGGTAAATATGAAAAAGCATAGTGAAGCCAATAACGTTGTTTTTAAGTTTGAAAAAATAAACAACCTCATCAACATCAACTATGCTGATAACGGAATTGGAATTTCTGATGAATTAATTTTTAAAAATGGTTTATCAAATACGGTTTCCCGTATAGAAAACATCAACGGAAAAATTACTTTTGAAACCAAAACCGAAAAAGGATTGAAGGTCAATATTTCATTTCCAGTTTCTTAA
- a CDS encoding ROK family protein — MSVVDLSKEVALGIDIGGTNTKFGLVNHRGQILTKGSLPTDQYSTPEAFVDALHEQIQPLIDEHCEGGIEGIGVGAPNANYYRGTIELAPNLPWKGIINFADLMTAKFNSPCKMTNDANAAALGEMMYGAARGMKDFIMITLGTGVGSGIVSGGNLIYGHDGFAGELGHTIVKPGGRKHWSTGSEGSLEAYASATGIAITAKKMRAEFPDSMLNQYPEEAINSKTVHECALKEDPVAVEVFRYTGQKLGEALANFVMFSSPEAILLFGGVIKAGDFILKPAKLHMERNLLPIFRSKVRLVFSELDEADAAILGASALVWEK; from the coding sequence ATGTCAGTAGTAGATTTGTCAAAAGAGGTTGCATTAGGTATCGATATCGGTGGAACCAATACTAAGTTTGGTCTTGTAAATCACAGAGGTCAGATTTTAACCAAAGGTTCTTTGCCAACCGATCAATACAGCACGCCTGAAGCATTTGTAGATGCTCTTCACGAGCAGATTCAGCCATTGATTGATGAACATTGCGAAGGTGGAATTGAAGGTATCGGTGTAGGAGCTCCCAACGCAAACTACTACAGAGGAACAATAGAACTCGCTCCCAATCTTCCTTGGAAAGGGATCATCAATTTTGCAGACTTAATGACTGCTAAATTCAACAGTCCTTGTAAAATGACCAACGATGCCAATGCAGCAGCTTTAGGTGAAATGATGTACGGTGCAGCAAGAGGAATGAAAGATTTTATCATGATTACTTTGGGAACCGGCGTAGGAAGCGGAATTGTTTCTGGCGGAAATTTAATTTACGGTCACGACGGTTTTGCCGGAGAATTGGGCCACACGATTGTAAAACCAGGCGGTAGAAAACATTGGAGTACCGGTTCTGAAGGAAGCTTAGAAGCTTATGCTTCGGCGACAGGTATTGCCATTACTGCAAAAAAAATGAGAGCAGAATTCCCGGATTCTATGCTTAATCAATATCCGGAAGAAGCAATTAATTCTAAAACTGTACACGAATGTGCATTAAAAGAAGATCCCGTTGCGGTTGAGGTTTTCAGATATACCGGTCAGAAATTAGGTGAGGCATTAGCTAATTTTGTTATGTTTTCTTCACCGGAAGCTATTTTATTATTCGGAGGAGTAATTAAAGCCGGGGATTTTATTTTAAAACCTGCCAAACTTCATATGGAAAGAAACCTTCTTCCTATTTTCAGAAGCAAAGTAAGATTGGTTTTCAGTGAACTGGATGAAGCAGATGCAGCTATTCTTGGCGCAAGTGCTTTGGTTTGGGAAAAATAA
- a CDS encoding YegP family protein — translation MGKFTISKRKNDEYQFNLKAGNGEIILTSEGYTTKANCHKGIESVRINSQDDSRYDRRVAVNVKDYFVLKARNGEIIGKSQYYSSKSSMEIGIDSVKTNAPTAEIVDETF, via the coding sequence ATGGGAAAATTTACGATCAGCAAAAGAAAAAATGATGAATATCAATTTAATCTGAAAGCCGGAAACGGAGAAATCATTTTAACCAGCGAAGGTTACACTACAAAAGCAAACTGCCACAAAGGAATTGAATCTGTAAGAATCAATTCACAGGATGATTCAAGATACGACAGAAGAGTTGCTGTAAACGTAAAAGATTACTTCGTATTGAAAGCAAGAAACGGTGAAATCATTGGAAAAAGCCAGTATTACAGTTCAAAATCGAGCATGGAAATCGGAATTGATTCTGTAAAAACCAATGCTCCAACCGCTGAAATCGTTGATGAAACTTTTTAA
- a CDS encoding type I restriction endonuclease codes for MDLKIKLEQLHQKVVGLKEQITTEEATKNAFVMPFIQILGYDIFNPTEVVPEHVCDIGTKKGEKVDYVIKNNDEPIFIIECKHWKESADAHNSQLHRYYHVSKTRFGVLTNGIVYNFYTDLEKPNIMDEKPFFTINIEDIKDSSIKILESFTKKDYNLESILDSAEALKYIKAIRKEFEKEIENPSDELVKLLVNRFFEKPLTANRMISFKEYAKKALTTSINESISFRLKSALSINEQIEKQDDDIKTSQSIDENNDSKIVTTEEELEGFQIVKAILREKIPSSRIAYRDTLSYFGILLDDNNRKPLCRLHFNTANKYLETFHNGKEAGEKILLNNLDEIYNYKAELLKTLENYN; via the coding sequence ATGGATCTTAAAATTAAACTTGAGCAATTACATCAAAAAGTAGTTGGGTTAAAAGAGCAGATCACTACAGAAGAAGCTACCAAAAATGCTTTTGTAATGCCTTTTATACAGATTTTGGGTTATGATATTTTCAATCCCACAGAAGTCGTTCCGGAACACGTTTGCGATATTGGAACTAAGAAAGGCGAAAAAGTAGATTACGTCATTAAAAATAATGACGAGCCCATTTTTATTATCGAATGTAAACACTGGAAAGAAAGTGCAGATGCACACAATTCTCAGCTTCACAGATATTACCATGTTTCGAAAACGAGATTTGGAGTTCTTACCAACGGAATTGTTTACAACTTCTACACAGATCTTGAAAAACCGAATATTATGGATGAAAAGCCTTTTTTCACCATCAATATTGAAGATATAAAAGACAGTTCGATTAAAATTCTGGAAAGTTTCACCAAGAAAGATTACAACCTTGAAAGCATCCTGGATTCTGCAGAAGCATTAAAATACATCAAAGCCATCAGAAAAGAGTTTGAAAAAGAGATTGAAAATCCTTCTGATGAATTGGTCAAACTATTGGTCAACCGCTTTTTTGAAAAGCCTTTAACCGCAAACCGAATGATTTCGTTTAAAGAATATGCAAAAAAAGCGTTGACAACTTCCATTAATGAATCAATCAGCTTCAGACTAAAATCTGCATTAAGCATTAATGAGCAGATTGAAAAGCAGGATGATGATATAAAAACATCTCAATCCATCGACGAGAATAATGATTCTAAAATTGTAACTACAGAAGAAGAGCTGGAAGGTTTTCAGATTGTGAAAGCTATTTTAAGAGAAAAAATTCCTTCTTCAAGGATTGCTTACAGAGATACACTATCCTATTTCGGGATTTTACTCGACGATAATAATCGAAAACCACTTTGCAGATTACATTTTAATACCGCAAATAAATATCTCGAAACATTTCATAACGGAAAAGAAGCCGGAGAAAAGATTTTACTGAATAATCTGGATGAAATATATAATTACAAGGCAGAGCTTCTGAAAACATTAGAAAATTATAACTAA
- a CDS encoding PepSY-associated TM helix domain-containing protein, translated as MKKKHHHKKKPSLFKKWTGKLHLWLGLSIGLIIFIVSITGTLFVFKDEVENFTRKDVIYHNEQNIAQKQILPIRVLEKMVDDQLKEKYKIHWVNVPIDKKLSYQFYWYEHNTAAWNYFDEFPIYKVAYVNPYTGKVLKTYDEKNGFFSIVKSIHWSFLLKQDWGKYVVGIPVIIFIIMLISGIILWWPKNKAARKQRFSFKWKNIKSWKRKNYDLHNVLGFYASIFALIFSITGLFYAFFVVQAMIYFVFSGGSTVYPDFSHITTKAPIELRNETTLDKVIHTVQAKYPDSYGFAIDLGHPHMDDHEHPNFSVFVKHLSYSYHKNSSLIFDENSGELLHTYNHEDKNFGEKTVAANYDIHVGSILGLPTKIIAFIVSLICASLPVTGFLIWWGRRKKTKKAV; from the coding sequence ATGAAGAAAAAACATCACCATAAAAAGAAACCAAGTCTTTTCAAAAAATGGACAGGCAAACTGCATCTGTGGCTTGGTCTGTCCATCGGTTTAATTATATTTATTGTTTCCATCACCGGAACTTTGTTTGTATTCAAAGACGAGGTTGAGAATTTCACCCGTAAAGATGTTATCTATCACAACGAGCAAAACATTGCACAAAAGCAGATTCTGCCAATTCGTGTTTTAGAAAAAATGGTCGACGATCAGCTTAAGGAAAAATATAAAATCCATTGGGTGAATGTTCCTATAGACAAAAAATTGTCTTATCAGTTTTACTGGTACGAACACAACACCGCAGCCTGGAATTATTTTGACGAATTTCCTATCTATAAAGTAGCGTATGTAAATCCTTATACAGGAAAAGTTCTGAAAACTTATGATGAGAAAAATGGTTTTTTCAGCATTGTAAAATCTATTCACTGGAGCTTTTTATTAAAACAGGACTGGGGAAAATATGTGGTGGGAATTCCGGTAATTATCTTCATCATTATGTTGATTTCAGGAATTATTTTGTGGTGGCCTAAAAATAAAGCCGCCAGAAAACAACGCTTTTCATTCAAATGGAAAAATATCAAAAGTTGGAAAAGAAAGAATTACGACCTTCATAATGTTTTAGGGTTTTATGCTTCTATTTTTGCTTTAATATTTTCGATTACAGGTTTGTTTTATGCTTTCTTTGTGGTTCAGGCGATGATCTATTTTGTTTTTTCTGGAGGAAGTACGGTTTATCCTGACTTTTCGCACATCACAACCAAAGCACCAATAGAACTTAGAAACGAAACTACTTTAGATAAGGTTATTCATACCGTTCAGGCAAAATATCCAGACTCTTACGGATTTGCAATCGATTTGGGACATCCACACATGGATGATCATGAGCATCCTAATTTCTCTGTTTTCGTAAAGCATCTTTCTTATTCTTATCATAAAAACAGCAGTTTGATCTTTGATGAAAATTCGGGTGAACTTTTGCACACCTACAATCATGAAGATAAAAACTTTGGTGAAAAAACAGTGGCCGCCAATTATGATATTCACGTAGGATCTATTTTAGGACTACCAACCAAAATCATTGCATTTATTGTAAGCTTAATTTGTGCTTCACTTCCCGTAACCGGATTTTTAATATGGTGGGGAAGAAGAAAAAAAACCAAAAAAGCGGTCTGA
- a CDS encoding sensor histidine kinase, with product MFNKVITNQTKTMVLLMVVFTTVILIFGGSVYFSIVNFSHQRFYELLKIRTTTIVQIEKSKEHLDLPENYILNSRNDEELPMERDYVFAIPTDSNFKKISHEVHIPDTFFKNIIRSGEANYNDSEFYYIGQTFKYQNKDYIAIASAKNHYVVHYLGFLKRTLITCMILSIFFSMIFSFYLSKTLFKPILKITGKVKEISSENLHLRLEPQPDNKELNELVETFNTMLTRIETSFETQNHLIGNVSHELRTPLTSIMGEADVALSINRTAEEYKETLEIILDEAEKLDKKIKALLLIAQTGFDGRIQKIDKVRIDQLLWDVIETLRRIDSRNNIYLDISMLPDNPKKLKVQGNEQLLHLAVANIINNGCKYSNHQQVKVSLGATDTDLYIIVKDNGIGIPESEMNKIYDPFFRASNTRNYEGYGIGLPLARNIVRMHNGELLVSSHENQGTTVQMRFPTIYGTQKEENPT from the coding sequence ATGTTTAATAAAGTCATTACCAATCAAACCAAAACGATGGTTCTTTTGATGGTTGTTTTTACAACCGTTATTCTGATTTTTGGTGGATCGGTGTACTTTTCTATTGTTAATTTTTCGCATCAGAGGTTTTATGAATTGCTGAAAATCCGTACCACAACGATTGTGCAGATCGAGAAAAGCAAAGAACACCTTGACCTTCCCGAAAACTATATTCTCAACAGCAGGAATGATGAAGAACTTCCGATGGAAAGAGACTATGTTTTTGCAATTCCTACAGATTCTAATTTCAAAAAAATATCGCACGAAGTACATATTCCGGACACATTTTTTAAAAATATCATCAGATCCGGTGAAGCCAATTACAACGATTCTGAATTTTATTATATCGGTCAGACTTTCAAATATCAAAACAAAGATTATATCGCAATTGCTTCGGCAAAAAACCATTACGTGGTTCATTATCTTGGTTTTTTAAAAAGAACATTGATCACATGTATGATCCTTTCGATATTCTTCAGCATGATTTTCTCTTTTTATCTTTCTAAAACTTTATTCAAGCCAATTTTAAAAATCACTGGAAAAGTAAAAGAAATCAGCTCTGAAAATCTGCATTTAAGACTTGAACCTCAACCGGATAATAAAGAATTAAATGAATTGGTTGAAACATTCAACACGATGCTGACAAGAATTGAAACCTCTTTTGAAACTCAAAATCACCTGATTGGAAATGTTTCGCACGAGCTCAGAACACCGCTTACTTCGATTATGGGCGAAGCTGATGTTGCACTTTCTATCAACCGAACGGCAGAAGAATATAAAGAAACGCTCGAAATAATTTTGGATGAAGCCGAAAAGCTTGATAAAAAAATAAAAGCACTTTTACTAATTGCACAAACCGGATTTGATGGCAGAATTCAGAAAATCGATAAAGTAAGAATCGATCAGCTTTTATGGGATGTTATCGAAACTTTAAGAAGAATCGACTCCCGAAACAATATTTATCTTGACATCAGCATGCTTCCTGATAATCCTAAAAAACTGAAAGTTCAGGGTAATGAGCAGCTTCTTCATTTGGCGGTTGCCAATATCATCAATAACGGCTGTAAATATTCTAATCATCAACAGGTAAAAGTTTCTTTAGGAGCAACAGATACAGATCTTTACATCATCGTCAAAGATAACGGAATCGGTATTCCTGAATCTGAAATGAATAAAATCTACGATCCTTTTTTCCGCGCTTCGAATACCCGAAATTATGAAGGTTATGGTATCGGTCTTCCTCTTGCCAGAAATATTGTGAGAATGCACAACGGAGAATTGTTGGTAAGCTCACACGAAAATCAGGGAACAACTGTACAAATGCGTTTTCCTACGATTTACGGTACTCAGAAGGAAGAAAATCCAACTTAG
- a CDS encoding response regulator, producing MFKKILISEDHESINFSVQKTLEDLNFDNFEYVYYCDDALAKAQKAIREKTPYDLLITDLYYEEDHHPQKLKDGRELISAIRQEQPDLKIIVFSAEHKSGIIDSLFNDYGINGYVRKARHDSKELKKAITSVYNNENYLSLDLKQEVKKLNNYEFTTYDITLVSLLSQGVLQKNIPVFLQNNNIKPNSLSSIEKKLNTLKEELGISNNEQLVAFCKDLGII from the coding sequence ATGTTTAAAAAAATTCTAATTTCCGAAGACCACGAAAGCATCAATTTTTCAGTACAGAAAACTTTAGAGGATCTCAATTTTGATAATTTTGAGTATGTCTATTATTGTGATGACGCATTGGCAAAAGCTCAGAAAGCCATTCGTGAAAAAACACCTTATGATTTACTCATCACCGATCTTTATTATGAAGAAGATCATCATCCTCAAAAACTAAAAGACGGCCGTGAATTGATTTCTGCAATCCGACAAGAACAGCCAGATTTAAAAATTATTGTATTTTCTGCTGAGCACAAATCCGGAATAATCGATTCTCTTTTTAATGATTACGGAATAAACGGTTATGTACGAAAAGCAAGACACGATTCTAAAGAATTGAAAAAAGCAATTACATCAGTTTATAACAATGAAAATTATCTTTCACTTGATCTTAAGCAAGAGGTAAAAAAACTGAATAATTATGAGTTCACAACGTATGATATTACCTTAGTTTCTTTACTTTCTCAAGGCGTTTTACAAAAAAATATTCCGGTATTTCTACAAAACAACAATATAAAACCCAACAGTTTGAGCAGTATTGAAAAGAAACTCAATACTCTGAAAGAAGAGTTGGGAATAAGCAACAACGAGCAATTGGTTGCCTTCTGCAAAGATTTAGGAATTATATAA
- a CDS encoding response regulator transcription factor has product MKKIVLIEDETSVVSFIKKGLQEKGYEISVAFDGLTGVNLVQENDFDLVILDIMLPEMNGLDVCKEIRKTNKNVPILFLTALGTSENIVLGLENGGDDYLVKPFKFIELVARVKSLLRRSNPINTPDATENEIDNEHVFQISDLIVNDYTKKVIRAGEEVSLTSTEYKLLMYFLNNPEKVISRAEILDAVWGVNYELGTNVVDVYVNYLRKKIDNQEDSKLIHTVIGMGYVLKKP; this is encoded by the coding sequence ATGAAAAAAATTGTTCTGATTGAGGATGAAACCAGCGTAGTCTCTTTTATTAAAAAAGGACTTCAGGAAAAAGGATATGAAATTTCTGTAGCATTTGACGGTCTCACCGGTGTCAATCTGGTGCAGGAAAATGATTTCGATTTGGTCATTCTCGATATTATGCTGCCCGAAATGAACGGACTGGATGTCTGCAAAGAGATCAGAAAAACCAATAAAAATGTTCCTATTCTTTTTTTAACGGCATTGGGAACTTCTGAAAACATTGTTTTAGGATTAGAAAACGGCGGTGACGATTACCTTGTAAAGCCTTTTAAATTCATCGAATTGGTTGCTCGAGTAAAATCTCTTCTTCGAAGAAGTAACCCAATCAACACTCCAGATGCAACTGAAAACGAAATCGATAACGAGCATGTTTTTCAGATTTCAGATTTAATCGTGAATGATTACACCAAAAAAGTAATTCGAGCAGGTGAAGAGGTTTCTTTAACTTCTACAGAATACAAACTTCTGATGTACTTCCTCAATAATCCTGAAAAAGTGATCTCAAGAGCTGAAATTTTAGATGCAGTTTGGGGTGTCAATTATGAATTGGGAACCAATGTTGTGGATGTTTATGTCAATTATTTACGAAAAAAAATAGATAATCAGGAAGACAGCAAACTCATTCACACGGTAATCGGAATGGGATATGTTTTAAAAAAACCTTAG
- the yidD gene encoding membrane protein insertion efficiency factor YidD: MKYLLLLIIKSYWFIIPASKRRKCIFRKSCSKHVYEETISKGIISGLKALKYRFENCRSGAQIFENPITGKLQIILLNNQILDEKEISERFIKK, translated from the coding sequence ATGAAATATCTTCTACTATTAATCATTAAATCTTATTGGTTTATAATTCCTGCTTCAAAAAGAAGAAAGTGCATTTTCAGAAAGAGTTGTTCAAAACATGTTTATGAAGAAACAATAAGTAAAGGAATTATTTCAGGATTAAAAGCTCTTAAATATAGGTTTGAAAATTGTAGATCAGGAGCTCAAATTTTTGAAAACCCAATAACAGGAAAACTTCAAATCATTTTACTAAATAATCAAATTCTTGATGAAAAAGAAATTTCAGAAAGATTTATAAAAAAATAA
- the msrA gene encoding peptide-methionine (S)-S-oxide reductase MsrA, which translates to MDKNNFQQITFGGGCFWCVESCFNILKGVESAISGYSGGHKDNPTYEEVCTGETGHAEVVEITYDPAIISYEQLMDVFFFLHNPTQLNRQGNDIGTQYRSVIYYKDEAEKAKAEEAIKASQESGRWSGTYVTELSPFEKFWPAEQYHQGYYNENPTQPYCSAVVGPKIQKFKKYFGELGMLETDSQ; encoded by the coding sequence ATGGATAAAAATAATTTTCAGCAGATCACTTTTGGTGGCGGATGTTTTTGGTGTGTAGAAAGCTGTTTTAATATATTGAAAGGAGTAGAATCTGCAATTTCAGGGTATTCCGGAGGTCATAAAGATAATCCGACCTACGAGGAAGTTTGCACAGGTGAAACCGGTCATGCTGAAGTGGTAGAAATTACCTATGATCCTGCAATTATTTCTTATGAGCAATTAATGGATGTATTTTTCTTCCTTCACAACCCTACTCAACTAAACAGACAGGGAAATGACATCGGAACTCAATATCGTTCTGTCATTTATTATAAAGACGAAGCTGAAAAAGCAAAAGCTGAAGAAGCCATCAAAGCGTCACAAGAATCAGGAAGATGGTCTGGAACTTATGTGACAGAATTATCACCATTTGAAAAATTCTGGCCAGCTGAACAATACCATCAAGGATATTATAATGAAAACCCGACACAGCCTTATTGCAGCGCAGTTGTAGGACCAAAAATTCAGAAGTTCAAAAAATATTTTGGAGAGTTGGGAATGCTGGAAACAGATTCACAGTAA